The window ATTCATGGGCGGCCCATTGTATACTATATTCACAGATCTTCCAAACACTTTATGTTTGGGTGAAACCAATAATGATATGGAAGATAATTGTGCATGTGACTTCCATGCATGCATGCATCCTTAATTACCAACCACTTTCCTTTGGAAAAAAACATTATCCTGCCGTGAATGCCAATTTCAcaaatcattttattttattttattttatttctttcaattacttctcaaataattcaaaaatattaatataacaaATGTCAAATTATCaatattatatttctaatattatcaaaatataaaatacaaataatgaaaagttaatcactcttaaattaagataatgagacacaaatttcataaaaattataaaatcaataatGATTAACTCTTTAATTTactattttactaaattttttcacTTTAGAAGATCTAAATTCCCGATGTGTATCATATTTAGTGGACAAAAAATATATACCTACTATCTATACAACATTATTATTCTGATTAAAAAAGTACATGGTATAGTTTAGAATTTTCCACGGTCTTTTTACTATTAATCAACCAGTGATTAATGATATacgttataaataattatatttccaaTACATTCTgttatccaaattttttttttgagtttataTGATTGTTTTGTATTTGTTCTCTTTTTGTTGGCCATCTTATTCTAAACTTTTTCTTTTGAGTTAGTAAAGATTGAACTctaattaaacttttaatttagattataaaactattgatattatatcatgaaattatttttttaaaatttaaactaataaaaaatatatataaatagttatattttaaataatatgtttttttttaaaatatgtatatatatacacgcaTATATagcataattttaaaattagaggAAGTATATAATTTTCGATAATTCCAAGCATATGCCTTGAATGAGTGTTTTGGTTGTGCATTATGATCATTAAAGTAGGGCGAATTTGAGAGTTTGGAGTTTGGAACGAACATGATTATCGTCTTTTTCCTTGTGTTAAGGTTAATAATGATATTGTGTAACGTAATAAGAGAAGTAGGAGGTTGAGAAACACACAAAAACATGGGTTTTATAAACGCGCATGCAAGCATGAGAAGGAATGATTATGAGTTTTATAATCTCTAAAAATGGCATACGACAAGAAGTAGACAAACATATAAAAAGCTTACAGCCAGAAAGGCTTATACATTGGGATTGGAGCTCTAAATTAAAATTAGCATAATATATaggtttaaaaataaattagctTACTTAAAGGCATGGGCTGCAATCCTGAcaacaaatattttatattgtgaCATGAATTAATAATTGCATGAAGCCAAACCCCCATGAAATTATAATGTTTTTCATTGCTAACCTCATATAAGTAGTGGAGAAGAATGGGTAATGCGAAGGAGCGtgtgaaataaaaatgaaatgttTCCTATGTCTATAACAAGTGTGTCTACTAATTAAGGGCACATGCATGTAATATATACTACTACTACCTATTACCCATAACTTCCCTCTGCTTAAACCAAATTTTGTATATTTCACACAAATATTATACAATATGACACCCATCAATTAATTGTtttagctttttttatttttctttttaagagaaaaaaatatgataaatagaaaaagttttttttttaacaattaaaaaactAACTTTGAAGTACTTAATtaagacttaattacaaaaaacATTTATTGAATAATCTATCCTTTAGATATTTAATGgagcatatattaattattatttgtgtTATGCAAGAAGTTTGGTTAGTTGGAATTTTATGAATGAATGAGATTAGTTAGAGTttgtggcaaaggagcaatataAAAGGTAGCAAGTGGAAGGAATTGAAGAATGAATGGGAATGAAGCAGTGCGCACATACATAATTGGCACTATTATGAGCACTGAGTGGCCATCACTAACTCATTTTTCTTTGGATAAGCCTCCCAAATTACTCTCTACTCTCTATATCATATCACTCACACCCCCACTCATTTTATCTATCTATATTATAACTCTATATTTTCTATTACTTCCCCAACTTATATTCAACCTCAATAaagttttcttttcatatttatttGTTGCTCTCTCAAAATAATATAAGTTGTCTAATCCATTAATTCATTGCGaatctaaatttaatttaaaattttattattagtcaaaaaattattatatttataaaacagatatttaaattttttaacacttatttaaataataaataaattggcTATTTGGCCAATtcaaattaagttataatttttcGTTCTCGTAATTTATTATAGACCTCATTTTAGGAACTTATTTATTagagtaaatatttaaattatttccgTGATTTTCAGAAACTAGGGTTTTTCATAAGCTTGAGTCTCTAATCTCTTTGGGGGTAAACTAAACAAAGCTTTTGATAAAAAGTTTGTATTTTTTGTGAGAAATTGAgaatgttaaataaaaaaaaaaatgaaagagtgGTCCACGCGTGGCAGTCACGTGCCATGGCAGTGTTTGTGAATGGGGCGGTTTATATAAAGCCATGAAAGCAGAGGAAGGAGAGGGCGCACTTGAGCAcacaagagaagagaagagaagagaagagtgcTTGCCTCTTGCTCACTCAGTGAAGCAACAACAACACACATATATAGAACTCAAtaacttgatgatgatgatgatgacatcATGATTCTGATGATTCTTTCCATGTCACACATTGGATGAGTGATAGGTTCAGCAAAAAACAATCCTTAAAATTTGTTAGCTTCAGCAGCGTTACGTTGTTATTGTGAGTTGAAGAGAGAATGGAGAATAATGGTGAGAAGAGGGTGTCAAAGTTCAAGAGGGTTTGTGTGTTCTGTGGTAGTAGCCCTGGCAAGAAGAGTACCTACCAAGATGCTGCCATTCAACTTGGCAATGAATTGGTAAATCTGAATCACCCCTTTTCACCTCATAAACTGCTACATTTACCTTAATCTTCTCTTCAATCAAAAACACCCCCTTTTTCTTTTCTGGGGTTCTAAAAAGCTTGCTTTTTTATTCACTTTGGGTTTTTGAGCTCTGTTGACAAGATCATTGCTTCTTAGCTAAGCACTTTTACGAGTTTACAAAGTTCCCTCTGCTGATTGagcttctttctcttttctagaCTCATGCTAATATATTCTTCCAAACGAGCTAGTCGTCATCATTTTAGTATCATGGCCACTCTTATCATTTGCTTATTATTTGTGTTAAATGTCTCTCAAGGTTTCAAGGAACATTGATCTGGTTTATGGAGGTGGAAGCATTGGTCTAATGGGTTTGGTTTCACAAGCTGTTCATGATGGTGGAAGGCATGTTATTGGGTATGTATGAGTATGACACTATGacactctttttgagttttgtTTCAATTCACTGTTTCTATGATTattttctcctttctctttctctttttttccccCAAAAGATGTGGGGTAAAAAGGGTAGAAGGATCAGAGTCAATGATTCATCTAACTATGTTTGATTGTTTGTTGGTTGGTCTCTACTTCTTTTACACTGTTTGTGATGTTACTATTTCTTTGCAGAGTTATTCCCAAGACGCTCATGCCTCGAGAGGTAtgtctgcttctgcttctgcttcagcTTCAGCAGTAGAAAAAGCTTCTACTCTTTTTGCTTCTCATAATAAAATATGCCTACTTGTTCTtccatttttattcttttagtttTATATGTTTCTCTACACCAAGGAGAGAGTAGAACTCAGATTTTGTTCCTTTTTTATTCTTTCTATGTCATTCATGTGTGTACCCTCTACTTATGCTTTTCTTGCTTATGTATCTTCATTTTTCAGTTAAAAGCCTACTCAGTTCCTCTGTGTTCAAAATAAGCTTCTTGACAATTTCAAAACTTGGCCCTTTgttcaatttcttgcaatttcttttgttttttcttcatTGGCTTTTACTATAATGAAACTTTACATGAGGAATGTACtgtagtatattaaaattaattactttatttttgttttcaacctCTTTGGCTGCACATTACATTCCTGACGTCAACATTTCTAGATTAGATGCATCATGCATTGGATTACCTATCCTCCAAATgagtaaaatattatttgaaCATAGCTATAGTACTTTGTGCCAACATATAGtcattggttagaatttaaaCTCAGATTAAATTCCATACTCTATCCAATAATAATGACAAGTATATGGCTTGAAATACAATAATGACCATGTTTAAGAAACatttttctttctcaaaaaccTCATAACTACTAAACTATTCAGCTCTTCTTTCTTGTTATTTTCTGTTGTCTCAACTGTGCAAAATGGTACACTCTGCAGCTAACTGGTGAAACAGTGGGAGAAGTAAAGGCAGTAGCAGATATGCATCAAAGGAAAGCAGAGATGGCTAAGCATTCAGATGCTTTCATTGCCTTACCAGGTTAGCCTTAAAAAGAAACTCATTTGGTTTCATTAAAATAGAACTATATAAGgtatatgaagaaaaataaaacataaaaaaatagaaacatcATGGTGCTTGTAGTTTTCTACTTTTATCATGTAAGCACTGACCGTATCTCAGTGTATGCAACTTTCAAGACTAAGTCTCCCAATTGGTGTCTGTCTATCGCCCTTTTTATATTCAGCATTTAACAAGACCGgttatgcttttcttttttttttttttggtcttaacattattaaaaattaaaaagcttaTCACGCCTAATCATGAATGTTGTTGACAAGTTAATTAACTATATTAGTATTAATATTATGTACTTGTTTATGATTTTCGAACCATATATAAGTAATGGATGTGGACTAGTCCTTCCTTCACTTGTTAAGacattttttttccttattttggGTCTGACTTATTCATGAGTCATTTTGAAGAAACCAGAAGTAGACAAGGTTTTTTCATGATTTAAAAAAGGGGatcataaataaaaaacttttttgtGCCAGTTATGtatattcaattcaatttgacCCTGCTGCCAAAAAAACAATTTCTCtgtgactttattttttttcacatatTCCAATGCTATGACTGTGATGATTGATTAGGGTGCCACTCTTTTCAACCATCTTTGGCCAAAAACAAAGAACTTGAGCTGCTATGGGTTTATCTGTGGTTCTGGTTGAATACCAATTTTACCTTTCACTTCAAACCATGACGTGATTGTACAAAAGCCTTACCCTTTTTCAAATGAAGAACTTTGACATGATAAGGTTTCTAATTAGCACCTGTACCTGAAATTGGAATGATGCTTTATCCTTTTCTAAgacctttttgtttttttctttctagTAGTTATCAATCTGAGTATTTGAGTGCTGCGCTTTTGTGACAGAGTAGAGAGGAGGCACGCAAAGATAAAGCTCTTAATCACTCTATTGCTTAGATGACAAAAATAtgggaataaaattttttttgggtaCTTATTTTGATTTGCACATTAATTGGACACATACTTTTTCACTTTTTAGATAGAATGTGAACTTATTCAATGTGGATTTTATACTTAATCCAAAAGTGGATGAGTTTATGTTCATTGTTACACAATATACAGAGTAAAAATATATCAAAGCTTGATCTTAATGGTAGGCAAAATGGCTTGTCAAGCTACGAACCGAATCCATAATGGCATGCATTGCACTTTATAAGGAAAAATGGATTTTTGGCTTAAACATTTGATGAGTAAAATTAGTGTTATACATTAAAATCTTTGTTGGATTTAAGTTAGTATTTACTTTCTTAGTGGATTCACTCTTTATGTAGAATAGTTAATACTAAAGTGAATTCCAATTTCTCTTTTTAAGTTGTTGAAAAGCTCATGGAAGTTACATGCAGGTGGTTATGGGACTCTAGAGGAGCTTCTTGAAGTCATAACATGGGCTCAACTTGGGATTCATGACAAACCAgtaataatacttcacttttcCCATTTAAttggaaactctattactataaaTTACTATAAGCTCAAGTCTACAAAGTTGCCTAACTAGATTTGATACTTTTCAACCTGTAGGTGGGGTTAGTAAATGTTGATGGATACTTTAATTCCTTGTTGTCATTCATTGACAAAGCTGTGGAAGAAGGGTTTATTAGTCCAAATGCTCGCCATATAATTGTATCAGCACCAACAGCAAAAGAGCTTGTCAAGAAATTGGAGGTGATTTCTCATAGCAACACATATAACTAATTAACTATATTACTGCTACCATGTTTTATCTATAACCTCATTTCGTTGCAAGTTGATAGATTTAGTATATTTAAACCTTAAAAGTGTGACATTTATTACTGTAGTAAGAGAGAATGTATTTAATTAGGCAGAAGATGAAATAATATTCTTTGTTTCACAGGAGTATGTTCCCTGTCATGAAGGTGTTGCTTCCAAGTTAAGCTGGCAGATGGAACAACAACTTGCTTATCCTCAGGAGTATGACATGTCAAGGTAGCTGCAATTTCTTAATCTGCACGGAAGATATGAGACTAGGAATAGAATTTTGGAGGTGGAAGAAGCTATAGTGTTATATCAGTATTCTAGCCTCTTTTATTTGGTGGTGAACTTCTTTTGTAAAGTACTTGTGATTGACCTGAAAAATGTGAAAGTACTTTGTTCTCCCTTCATGTGAAACTATGATTTCCTCTCAATTTGTAACTTGTAAGTACCTTTTTAGTTATTAGTATTACTCCATGTTAACTAATTTTACCTTTCAACCACTCTTCAGCGTACCTTTGacagtatattttttattcaagtaATTTTTGTTTGACTTGGCAAAGTTTCAACTTCAACCACACAAAAACACTTCATTAAATTTGTAAACAAAGAACTGCTATTTGGAAAAGAAGAGAGACAAACAGAGGACACAATGCATGGCTTGGGAAGAGGTGGGGAAGGTGTTCATGCAGAATATAGTCCAACTTGAACAGGATCAAGTGTTAATAATTTTAGAATGGGACAGATAGTGCAACAATCATGTTCATTGCTTGTCTTGAAGTAACTGCTTTCAAATTTCAACGGTTGTGATTCAGACCAATACTTGAGTGGGAGtacaatttagatattttttacatGAATACAAATTTGctattttatatttacataaatGATTGACAGTAAGAAGAGTCGCTCAAAATTTACTGTATTAATTTAGCACCACATCTTTTTTTGTGAATCTTACATTTCTGAATGCGATTTTACTTTATATTCTAATAAGTTGTTTGATTAACTTGGAATATGTTGTTTAAGATTATGGAAAATTTGATAGAATCATATGTTAATCTGAGGCATATAGAGAAGCTTGTCTTATCAATAAAACAAAAGACGATATGAGTGATAAATGTGATTCTGTATTATCACAATAAAATTTAGttgcattaatttttatttagaatGCACTTATTTACTTTCGAATCTTGCCAAGTTCAATTAAGATGATAAAGTATAATGTGTTAAATTTATATGTATAGAAATGAAATTTCTTCCCTCAGCCTAATTAGGCAAACTTTGCATACCAATACATGTTCAAGATAGCATGACACTCTTTTTAATAGCTTTTACTATTACTTGTGAATTCTGATATAAGAAATAGATGgtttaattaatatacataaaagATTTATTAATAAGAAAAAGTTTGTAGGCCCTATACATCCTATCAAACATGACATTGCCATGTGTTAAGCAAAGGCCACATGGGATCCAAACTAGAAATGAAGTGATCATGTGCCACATGCGTCTAAGGACATATTATCATAGCATTCCCAATACATTGATGTTGTTGGTCCCCGGTATCTTCTTTCAAATTGCCAGTTGTTGAAACAACTTCTTTGTACATTTTTGGGGTCTCTAATTCGATAAAAAGCTCGAGTAGTTTGTATTGGTAATCATGTTTTGATTTGAAGCCATGCTCAACTGAAACATTGCATGCCAAGGAAGAACAAAAATTTGAAACATCAAGGTCCTATATATACAACACTCTAAAGATGTTGATGGCAGTGGATACAACTGTTCTGTGTTCTGCAAGAGAACTTATCAAATGTTTTAACAGAAACTAAGCTAGTTGTTGCATTGAAATATAATAAAGTTTTGAATTAAGGGTATAGACAACATAGAATTATTCATGTTTGAGCATAGGATTATATGGGAAGAAGCAAGAGTAGGTTAGTTGAAAGTTGTTGTTTTGTGGTACAAAGTTTTTGCTTGAAATTAAAAGAATCTAGTAACGGCAAAGGGACTAAAGGATAAAAGGATGATTGTGTGATATGCAGTGATAGTTTGGGCAAACATCCACATCTTGGACCGCTAGCATGTAGAGTAGCTATCAACCACTATTTCATTGTTAGGTAAACATTGGTTTACATATTCTGCCTCACATTTGTTTTCTTAAGTTAAAAGGACTTGCATTATGTATCCTAGTGTGTCAAATTATATTCCCTTTTCTACGGTTTCTGATCAATTCTCTCTTGTATATATCTTGGATAAGGAAGATCTTCTTGTATTAAACAGCAATCTTATCTTCATGCTTCACCATATACAGCATTTTGGTATATGCAAAAATGCAATAGTCCAATTATGTAACAGAGCATAGTGCTGTTCCTTCTTTTGTACTTTGGTTTTATCCTTTTCTGTAAACAGAACATTGcccctctttcttttttctttttttttttttcccttccaaTGAGATTGTCACATGGTGCTTCCTGCTTCTTGCTTTGGTTGTTGGAGGGAGTGGGGATCAATATACTATCATATtatataataaagaaaataattaattaattgattgatgCATTTACTCGACTTATTATAAAGAAAACTCTGCATTTATAAGGATTCAAAAAGTGAATGTCCTTAGCAACCAAAACAACATAAGCCATTCCTTTTAAGGTACTATGAAAAGCTCAAACTTTCCAACTGAATAGTGATTGGTTTTCgacattaataattaaaaataaaagattgcaTCACTAAATGTACATGATTGTATTAGATGAAGTATATTCATTGATATAATACAATTAAATGAGCTTCTGATTGTACTAAATCAATGAATAAAGTTTTATACATGATTAAAAATAGCTAATGTAGAACTAACTTGGGCTGGTTGAGTGgtgagtggtcagctcactcgtccacTTAAGCAAGTGTTGGGGGTTCGAATCGCGCCTTGTGCATGTAGTAACTCATTGGCtagcggcagacccttaaatggagctcagatccaTGACGGATTAGTTCTTGACCTGTCGGGTTGGAGGAATCCGTgggcaaccaaaaagaaaaaagatacacTTAGTGCAAGTGACAGTTGGTTGGTATAACTAACTCAGCTTTATccagtaactaactaactaacttgtcAATTAAGCAACTCAAATTCCCAACCGTCATTTGGAGTTTGTTGAGTTGGAAGGGCCACAAATATATATatccaacgagttgcagaaagtgtggaattatatttaagtatttaACATTATGAAAGTTATGCCCATGTCAATTGTATTGTCTGCAGTGTGCACAGACAAATAATTGCTAAAATACGAAACTTTCCCAGTTCCTACTTGGCCTAAAGAAAGTTGAAGAATGAAGAGTCACAAATAAGGGACAAGTAAACCAATACAATAACACTTTTTGGTGTAAAAAACTAAAACCCACTTTGAAGCCCAATAGGGCTATTTTTTTATGATAGGAATGAGTTTGGTTAAGAAAAAAGGTAAGGCcaatttttttcagaaaaaaaaaaaaaaaaaaaacaaaacttcCCACAAAAGGAAACATCTCATAAAGAACAAGATGACcagtttaactacatcatgtacttaagatattaaaaagttaaatttgaagcttaaaaaaatttaatctcctATCATTTAAATGTGGCTATTAGATCACTTTAGTGGATAGTAATGCACTTAGTGTTGTCCAAGAAAATAGTATCTGCATAACTAAACATGATCTTCATTTAACAAAGCTATGATTTTCAGTGAACCATGTCAACAatttcagttatttatttatttcaagtcTTGGATTCGCATGTCCATTACTCGGAAATATAAATCACGACTAAGTTGTTTTTATTCAAGCAAGTCTTTTTCAATTTCTACCACTCAAAGTGCAATCAATAAAGAAGTCTGCAACATTAGTGTATATTTTCTCTTGCGTACACTTGATGATAGTTGATTTTACTATAATAATCATAGTCATGATTCCACATAAATTGTACAATTCTTCCAAGAAAAACACGAATTGTGGAAAAAGACAAGGGCCATATTAGCAGGAATCCCTGATTTTATTTTATAACTTTTGCTAGAAATAAATTCATAGACCTCCACCAGTTTTTCGTTGTCAAAATTTCATTGATCAAAGACCATAAACAAAGCCTATACAAATAGAAACCGACAAACATAAACCAAGCCTAAGACAATAATCAAGAAAGGGTATCGATTTGATTCGCAAGTGTGTTTAACACTACACGTATATCCTCACTTTGAGGATGGTCATTATCTCCAACTAAAAATTCATGGCTTTTACCATCCACTCTTATAATGCTAGAACCTGGAACCTtgtttattcctttctttttcatCTGTCTCCTCAAGCTTCTCACCTCGGTCCATTTCTTGCTCGCTGCATATAGATTCGATAGAAGAACGTATATACCGCTATCTTGGTATTCaaaattttgaagtgattttaacaTTTCTTGGGAGAATCCAACATTTTCATATGTACTGCAGGCACTTAAGAGAGCTCCTAGGATCTGCACATCGGGCGGCATTGGCATTGTCTTTATCAACTCCATAGCTTCCCCCACCAACCCAGCCCTGCAGAACAAATCAACCATGCATCCATAGTGTTCTAACCACGGTGAAATATTGTAACTTGGACTCGTCATCTGATTGAAAAGCCGACGACCTTCATCGACCAGGCCGGAATGGCAGCATGCTGTGAAAATGGCCAAAAACGTCACCTCATTAGGCCTGGTCCCAGATTCAATCAACTCTTCAAATTGTTTCAATGCTTCTTGTCCATGTCCATTTATTGCTAGGCCACCTATAAAGGCATTCCAAGTTCTGATATTCTTAGAAGGCATATCATTGAAGACACGCTGCGCCATCTCTATGCAACCACATTTTGCATACATGTCAACCAATGCTGTTCCTATATGAACATCCTGTTTGATGCAGCTGCAATCAATGTATTCATGGACCCATCTGCCATATTCAAGCAGCCCAAGACTTGCGGAAGCAGAAAGAACACTGGTCAGTATAACCCCATCAGGCTCAAAACCTGATGCCTGCATTTCATAGAACAGGTTAAGTGACTCATTTGGAAATTGACATCGCACCAATCCACCTATCATACTAGTCCAAGAAATAATGTCCTTCTCAGGCATCTCATCAAACACTTGCCTTGCATCAGCAACAGACTCACACTTCATATACATATCCATCAATGCATTGTCTACCACCAATTCCTTCCCATATGGACATTTAACTACCAACCCATGAACCCCTTTCCCTAAATTTAAACGACCCAGTTTCCCAATAGCCCCAAATATGCTAACAATAGTTGCCAAATTAGGCTCCACATCCATTCTCAAAAACAATGCAATGGCATCATCAAACAACCCAGCCTTCACAGACCCAGATATCAAACCAGTCCAAGACACCACATCTCTAATAGGCATCTCATCAAACACCTTGCAAGCACTAGCATTGTCCCCACAAATGTTGTACACATGCACAAGACTGTTCTGCACATA is drawn from Arachis hypogaea cultivar Tifrunner chromosome 12, arahy.Tifrunner.gnm2.J5K5, whole genome shotgun sequence and contains these coding sequences:
- the LOC112728968 gene encoding pentatricopeptide repeat-containing protein At4g38010, with product MNKATQSLKWVLLEFIDKCKDLRSFKKIHAQLLTSALVSNDLVVAKVANLFGKHVTNVHYTSNYLKQLDWSLSSFPCNLFISSYASSHSPRAAIIVYRWVFKNGFVPDVFTVPAVLKSCARFSGIFELRQLHAVVVRNGLWCDMYVQNSLVHVYNICGDNASACKVFDEMPIRDVVSWTGLISGSVKAGLFDDAIALFLRMDVEPNLATIVSIFGAIGKLGRLNLGKGVHGLVVKCPYGKELVVDNALMDMYMKCESVADARQVFDEMPEKDIISWTSMIGGLVRCQFPNESLNLFYEMQASGFEPDGVILTSVLSASASLGLLEYGRWVHEYIDCSCIKQDVHIGTALVDMYAKCGCIEMAQRVFNDMPSKNIRTWNAFIGGLAINGHGQEALKQFEELIESGTRPNEVTFLAIFTACCHSGLVDEGRRLFNQMTSPSYNISPWLEHYGCMVDLFCRAGLVGEAMELIKTMPMPPDVQILGALLSACSTYENVGFSQEMLKSLQNFEYQDSGIYVLLSNLYAASKKWTEVRSLRRQMKKKGINKVPGSSIIRVDGKSHEFLVGDNDHPQSEDIRVVLNTLANQIDTLS
- the LOC112728967 gene encoding cytokinin riboside 5'-monophosphate phosphoribohydrolase LOG3, with product MENNGEKRVSKFKRVCVFCGSSPGKKSTYQDAAIQLGNELVSRNIDLVYGGGSIGLMGLVSQAVHDGGRHVIGVIPKTLMPRELTGETVGEVKAVADMHQRKAEMAKHSDAFIALPGGYGTLEELLEVITWAQLGIHDKPVGLVNVDGYFNSLLSFIDKAVEEGFISPNARHIIVSAPTAKELVKKLEEYVPCHEGVASKLSWQMEQQLAYPQEYDMSR